In Flavobacteriales bacterium, a single genomic region encodes these proteins:
- a CDS encoding 2-keto-4-pentenoate hydratase: MPTDKKALDLLMNAVEKKKPCQPIRHIIGEDNIQGAYDIQSALNDQRVKDGASVIGAKIGLTSKVVQDQMGVSQPDYGILFDDMRIENGGTVAWKDLMQPKAEAEVAFVLKEDLADHPITRFKLISSIKAAFISIEVVGSRIKDWDIGITDSIADNASSSHFVLGDRATRLTEVDLQRARMELRQNGEVVSTGKAGNSMDSPINALLWLANKMSELGKPLRAGNIILTGAIGPTVDLKPGDTLEATIDGLGSCSFKVGKK, from the coding sequence ATGCCAACAGACAAAAAAGCGCTCGACCTACTGATGAATGCGGTCGAGAAGAAGAAGCCATGTCAACCCATTCGCCATATCATTGGTGAAGACAACATCCAAGGGGCCTATGATATCCAATCCGCGCTGAATGATCAGCGGGTCAAGGATGGAGCGTCTGTTATCGGTGCCAAGATCGGTCTGACTTCCAAGGTGGTCCAAGACCAGATGGGTGTGAGTCAACCGGATTACGGTATCCTATTCGATGACATGAGAATAGAGAATGGCGGCACCGTGGCCTGGAAAGACCTCATGCAACCCAAGGCGGAGGCTGAAGTGGCTTTTGTACTGAAAGAAGACCTTGCAGATCACCCCATCACCCGATTCAAATTGATCAGCTCCATCAAAGCCGCCTTCATCAGTATCGAAGTGGTGGGTAGCCGTATCAAGGATTGGGATATAGGTATCACCGATAGCATTGCAGATAACGCCTCTTCTTCTCATTTCGTCCTCGGAGATCGCGCAACTCGATTGACCGAAGTGGATTTACAGCGTGCACGTATGGAATTGAGGCAGAATGGAGAAGTCGTCTCCACCGGAAAGGCTGGAAATTCCATGGACTCCCCCATCAATGCCTTGCTCTGGCTGGCCAATAAGATGAGTGAACTCGGAAAGCCCTTGCGTGCCGGGAATATCATCCTTACGGGTGCGATAGGGCCTACAGTCGACCTCAAGCCCGGTGACACCTTGGAAGCGACCATAGATGGTCTAGGATCCTGCTCATTCAAAGTGGGCAAGAAGTAG